Proteins found in one Larimichthys crocea isolate SSNF chromosome I, L_crocea_2.0, whole genome shotgun sequence genomic segment:
- the LOC104938304 gene encoding E3 ubiquitin-protein ligase RNF4 — protein sequence MSSSAQRKRRTTGSPLVSRPSTKASRTANISRTSDGDSAPTETIDVMDNTEDSVEEVVDLTCEGSEATVVDLTHNDSVLLVDEGPQNRRVTTGESYVVSSDEDEDTPPVLNAAVTSSLQTNSSSRSIPGMISCPVCLDSYSEIIESGRLVVSTKCGHVFCSQCLRDALTSSHTCPTCRKRLTHRQYHPLYI from the exons ATGAGCAGCTCT gctcagaggaagaggaggacaacaGGAAGTCCTCTCGTTTCCAGACCGAGCACCAAGGCTAGCAGGACGGCTAACATTAGCAGGACGTCTGATGGTGACTCCGCCCCCACAGAGACCATCGACGTGATGGACAACACAGAAGACA gtgtggaGGAGGTCGTGGATCTCACCTGTGAGGGATCAGAAGCTACTGTGGTTGACCTGACCCACAACGACTCAGTACTG CTGGTGGACGAAG GTCCTCAGAACAGGAGAGTCACAACAGGTGAGAGTTATGTCGTCAGCAGTGATGAAGACGAGGACACTCCCCCTGTCCTCAACGCTGCAGTAACGTCCTCACTACAGACCAACAGCTCCTCCAG gtcGATTCCGGGGATGATcagctgtcctgtctgtctggacTCGTACTCTGAG ATCATAGAGAGTGGCCGATTGGTCGTTTCCACTAAATGTGGTCACGTGTTCTGCAGCCAGTGTCTGAGAGACgctctgacatcatcacacaccTGTCCCACCTGCAGGAAGAGACTCACCCACCGCCAATACCACCCCCTTTACATCTGA